Within Bombus fervidus isolate BK054 chromosome 3, iyBomFerv1, whole genome shotgun sequence, the genomic segment CCGAAGCACCAGAAGAAGTTACTGATATTCATGATATAGAAACGCAGcacgatataaatattcagGATATGATAACATCCAAGAAGATTAATACtcataatttaaaaactcGAGATAGTGAGAAACTTGAAGCAACAGGaattgaaaaagaaggaaatttaaagaatgaGGAGAGAAGTAATGTTAATGATACAGTGGTACAAAAAGATAAGGGTAATGAAAGCACATCCAATCCTAATAACACTGATAAAGATgatcaaaataaaaagttgCCAGGTATTGAGAAAAGTTTGCAAAACCATCTAGAGGAAATTGAAACAAGCGAAGATGAAACTTCGGAACTTGAAATGAGTCGAAATTTGCTTGGTCCAAAAGAATTAGAAGATTTCATTGAGGATGACGATCTGTCTGATGAAGTAAAATCAAAATCACCGACTTTTATAAAAACTTCAGGTGTAAACAACAATAGCGATGTAAACAATAAAAGCACTGATAATGAGAACATATTTGAAGCTGCGACACAGGTCAATAAAAGTGATGAAGATGCCTTTAAAAGCCTAAGTGAACGTAAATACACGTTTCAGACATCCTTAGTAGCTGATGACTATGATCATACCAACAATGACGTTGTGTTTCAAAGGCATTCGCGCAAAGATAgccaaaaaaataaaaagtcttTAAACAATCGAGTTTCTGATAGCGAAGATTCAATTACGGATGAAGAAGGTCGTTTCACAGAAATAGCTGTGAAAATGAAACAGGCTGTAGAATTTTCGCAGCTTAATAGgagtaaagaaataaagaacagTGCTAATTCAAGTAAAGACTCTGATGATCTATTTGATATGCTTACTCAACCAGTAAATCAAAAGGATGAAGATTCATCGCCCAAATCTAATGAAAAAccaaaagataataaatatgaaagtgAAGTAGATTCTAATACCCCAACGCAAGTAATTAACAAGaaaggaatgaaaaataatatggaaataaatGATGAAATAGGAACAAAGGAATTCGATGATATAACACCAACTCAAGTTCTTTCAACAAATAAATCTTCCTTAAGAGAGGCTAGTAGTACTATTTCAACaggaaacaataaaaaatctgATAAAGAAGATATTACTGAAATAGAAGACAATACACCTAACCAGATAATTAACACTACAAAGAAACCGTTAGATGTGAGCAATAACGAACCTCCTTGTGCTTTAAATCCTTCGGTATTAAATGTTACAGATAAATGTGGTATTGAAGACATCGATTATGAAATGGCATGTACTCAACCAATTAATGATATCGAAAAGCAAAAGTCTGTATCATCAATTTCTGATAAGAGAAAAAACGAGTCAAACTTTGAAGCATTGGCTAAAGCGAACTTAGATGATAGCgtagaaagaaatttgaaagcaaTGTTTGCAGATATAAAGGAAGAGCGTATAGAAGAACAATTAGAAATATCAACACAAGTTCTTGAACTTGTGCTAGAATCGTCAGATTGTGAGAATATATGTCCCACGCGAAATCATACGTCTAACATGGACAGTAACTCATCAACAGATAAGAAAGCAATGAAATTATCAATATCAAACTCTATAcctacaaattcatccacacCTAAATCCATACCTAAAAACCCACTAACTTCAAAATCTGTATCTACAGATTCATCAACACTTAAGTCTACAATTAAAGATCCATCAACATCAATATCATTAAGAGAAAAGAATTCAAAAAAATCAAACATAGCTAAAATGATTCAAGAAGAAACTGATATATCTAAAAACGGTAAaagtaaattgaataaatattcaaagaatatAGATGATCAAGCATCGAGTACATCAATTGATTGTGAGCAATTTCAACAAACCTCTAAAGCACTACAAAGCAACGATGAAGATATATTAGCTGGTTTACCTGAGGTTAACATTTCGGGTATTTCATCGAATCCAGGAAGTCCAATATCATCAACATCTTCtgaatatagaataaatattaatcataaCTGGAAAAGACAAATATCTGTAAAAATTGcgccaaaaaagaaaaaaccgtTACGAAAATCGTCGCGAAGAACCTCTAGTTGTAGAAACGTGGAAAACGTTGTGTCTTATCATAATATTAGCGAGCCAAATTCTAGTACTAATTCGGAAACTTCttcaaatttatatacaaacaATTTCAATGTTAATAAGATACCTGTTTGCGAACGTGATGAAGAAAGGACAGGCAAAAAATCCAAAAGATTGATAGAAAAGACGAAGAATTTATGTAAATCTAAAGAAAGCGATTCCTTCGCAGAATTAAAATCGGTAACTTCTATTCACTCACAAGAAAAAGCAAAACAAAGTCCTCCTATTTCGAATAACAGAAGAACTCGTAATTCTAGTAAAGAGAATACTGATCGTTCGTCTGTTTTTCAGGTGGAAAAGGAAGTACCGGTTCAAAGAGCACCCGCTGAACttatgaaaaaaaatgtatcaaaCGCATCACGCTTTAGAAAAAGATCACTCGGCATAACGGATGCGATTGATAGTAACACTTCAAAAAAGCGCAAGAATGATGTTAATGAAGATAAGCCTGTTAATAATAGaagtaaaaagaagaatacaACAGATGATGAAGGCAATTCCGCAAATGTTGATAAAAACAATTCATCAAGCAGTATAAATGGTTCGAACAATAGAAGTATGTTAAATGAAGCAAGTTTAGATAAACAAGCaatagtaaaaattcaaagaatttcTCTGTCTACTCCAACAGGTTCGATATCAAGTACTCCAACTGAACTGGTGGATGAAAGCGATAACAATTGTAAAATCAGACAAAATCGGTGTACAAATGTTATTTGTGACATTCAGACATCTGACAATCGGATTGTTTCAAGTATTTCGAGTAACGAAAATTACAGAACCACCAAAAATGTAGAAACACGAAAAAATCCGAATCGAAAGATAAGAAAAACTGAGCTTGTAGCGGACGACATTAGTTCTCAAATTGGTGAAGAATCCCAAGAGATAGAAATGATCATGAACAATGCGCTCAAAAAACAAAATACCGGTTCAAAtacagaaagaaataaagatagGGATAGAAATACAAGTACCACAACCAAAAATACTAGGAAACGTGGAAATACAGATATTAATACGGATGTAGATAACACGGAAATCAGCAGTACCTCTTCCACTTTATCCGAATCTGATAACGCATATTTTGAAGTGCCTACATTAAGGAGCAAACGAGCGAAAGtttccaaaaatatttcaagtataaATAGTACTACTGTAAATGAATCtactaaaaaaacaaaaaaaaatagcaAACTATCGATTAGGTCAACGCGAAGTCAGCAATCAATTGTGGATTCTTCCCTAGAAGAAAGCGCAGAAATGATCGCAAATCAAACTACTTCGAGTAACAGTGCGAATAAAAGGaataatttcagaaataaacaGCAAAAAGAGACGACAAGAAAGACTAAAAACAAGCGACAGAAAGAAGATTTCGTAGAAGAGACGCCTACTTCAGAAACTAATTCCAGTATCGAAACTACATCGATACTTTCAACTCCCAATAGAACACGTAGAAGCATGTCTTCTTCATTTACTACACAATCACCATTCAAAATAAAGCATAAAATCTTATTTACGGGTATTTCAAGTAACGACTATAATAAACTGTTAACAAAATTGGGTATGTATTCGATCTGTTTGCagaagaattataattaaaactaaTCATAGTCACAATTAATGCCCCTTTTCTTTATAGGTGCATCTCAAGTTGAGGATCCAACAAAGTGCACTGTACTAGTTACAGACAAAGTTCGAAGAACTGTCAAATTTTTATGTGCTTTAGCATTACCTGTACCAATAGTTTCAGTCGATTGGTTGATTAACAGTGAAAAAGCTGGTCGTTTCatagaattagaaaattatatattgaagGATCTTGCTGCTGAAGCTAAATTCCGCTTTAAATTAGGAAAGAGCTtagaaaaagcaaaagaacATAAACTTTTAAAGGGATACACAGTTGTCTTAACATCGAACACCGCGCCGCCGCCACTGGAATTAAAAAGTATGTTTTAaaactaataatttatatacgtgtattgtatttaacatatatatatatatatatatgtcggagatggaaGGACAACGGGACCCCCCGTTGGAATCACTCGGAAAAACCCGAATGCTGTaggaattacgaaataacccaaacacagttactcgaaacttgagacaatgagcttgggctcgaggcgacgaccggtcgccgagcgtggccacggtcacgggataaacgttccacctaacagagatatgaagttacatagctttcctttaaagaattggccgtaccgaCACTTAACAATAAAACATTTCAACGgccccgtggctcgccacacacagaTCCCTTTCTTTGGGTAAGATGATCGCCAGATGCCGATGCATCATTCAcagtttatgttcagatagcctgaggaactgttacaaatcttaggatttagttaactaaagtccttcagattggcaaacagtctttattctatcagcccgtaaatctgtcacctattgcgggaagatacgggagatctgctttcctctctctcaagagcggctagcatccttttctaaccgccaacataaaaattaaccaattaacagcaacgtctatttccctcaccctccgagcggaggctttcttcgacgaatccgatgacctcgtgcccttaggcacacctcaccatagttttcctctgcagcgtcgtcgtgacggaaagtcattcccTTTCTTATAGTCTCATTAGTTAGATACCTagtgtgtttgtacgatcgGTGAATAATCCTCGTCTTAgcaaagagttaatcaagcgatccttttatcacgaggagtaagtcgagtccgacttagactttgaagcAAAGTAaatcagttatcccgtgggccgtggattcgctataccgactccacgatcattgtcattatcgttcgagtattgAGGCCagtagtttatcttgtatttgtgacaataaacgatatcatcgattgtacaacgacgatgatatatatatatatatatatatatatatatatatatatatatatatatcttggttctttatattttaaaaaatgtatttttttacagATATAATCATTTCATGCGGCGGTAAAGCCCTGCTTCGACCACCATCGAAGTTGTGGCCTCAACAATCAGTGATTATCTCTTCCGAAGAGGACTTAACAGATGCAAAGAAATTTCTTGCAAAAGCACCTAAAACTGTTACCGTTCAGTCAacagaatttatattaacTGGTATTTTAAGACAAGAATTAGAATTTAATGAGTTTAAGttaatataattcatttctCAATGAAACAAGAATATTTATGTTGAAAAAGTATGCAAAAGTTATTGATatatttctcaaatatttttacaaaaatgcatttgtacaaaataaaaaatatattgtgtaATTCGTACATGCttaattgtataatacatatatagatatatacgtacatattaataattgatatacatataaaaaaggaattttcttTACATCCCTCTTTCAAAtcgttaatataaaacataatgtatatttGACACCTATTtgcaatgtttatgttaatgTTTAGTGTGGGTATAGGTCATAGATTTAATACtacttaaatttttttttttttaataaatataaattttattgttcaCCAAAATTGTACAGTCACCTTTTTTACTAATACTTCAACTTCCTAGTGAACTCAAAATTGTTCTTttgaatataacaaaaatttaacttATAATATCTTGGAAAACAAATgcaaatacaaatttcttcaatattcacactgaataaaatattttcacatagtaaaacaaaTTCCTAATTTCTAAATTGAGCAATTGTGTTTCAATAccaatgaaataaaacatttataacTAGATGCACTGTAcctaaaaaatttgtatagtGTGTGAatccaatataaatattattttacttcttaATCTACAAGAGAAATCCAGGTTCAGGTAGTTCTGGATTAAGTTGGTCTAAAAGatagttatacatatatacccTATAAGTTACAACATAACATGAATAAGAACAATGAttatgaaatacatatttgtaGTAAGTACTAATTATCTTAGCTTAAGTGAGCATTTATGTTCAGTAACTAAATGCATTactaagaataaaagaaatggaaaagtcGTTTATTGTATTCAAGGATGTTCAAAAAACTTCAATCTGTTGGAATTGACAAATACTTTCTCCAAAAATTGGATAGCAATCTTGAGCCtctgaaacaaataataattacattattaaaaatacgaataattactaaaaaattattttaatactaaagaaatatttacaaataaaaactaTTCTTTAAggcattaatatttttaaaaatacttcatATCCTTACACATGCATTCTTCACTCATATACGTATTTATTATCACATAAAACAAAAAGCaagtatttaaataagaaatgaGTCATCTCTGAGATATTGCGCAGCGATACAAAATCATAATACAACAATATTTACAAACTATTATAACATGCAACGAAACGCGAAAGAATTTTAACTTTCACCGAGTCTTAATTGGATCAAAAAATATGCGCTTTTGCGACTTAAAATTGTACATAGGTAAAGAAACAAGAGTGTATAAACACAAAAACTGGGCCAAGGTTGCGGACCATTCCGGCAGCACTCGAATCAATAACATAATCAAACAAATATATGATGTTagaaattatgtcataattaaGTGAAAAATTTTTACTTACTCTTTATGCTTTGGTCTTTCCAACATTCCGTTTGTTGTGTTCAGAATTCATCAATTTGGTGAGGATCTTTCTGGAATGGCCGCACGGATCGAAATGATTTGTGTGTGCAAGAACCTCGCGTTTGCTTCGCTGTTTTCCACTGTGACCGGTAAAGATATGCTTGTCGTAATCGTAGTTGAAGTGTTCGTATTCGTCAACGTAGTAGTCAGACATAGTTCTTGGTTTCCAAATGctttagaaaaataacaatagCGTAAACGCAGTCAAAAAATCTCTCTTTCTGCACCTCTTGCAGGTTTACTTTGAATTATTTGGACGCAGTTTACTACACTTATATAGGCTACACAAGAATTACTGCGCAGGCGTAGTACTCAGTAATGTCTCTAGTATATTCAATGCCTGGTATAACAATCGTTTTAACGAGATAAATTCCTCTCTTATCTACATATCTTGTATTGTAGAACAACTATCATCCAGTTTAAACGAGATAaaggatattttaaatttcctaatatattaaaaaacgtaTAAGTAACATTTCAAGAACAAAATATGCATattagaatttgaaatttctagaAAACACTTAATGTTCTCTGTATTACTGATTGCagagattaataaaaaaaaattagctGTCATCAAAAAAAGTTCCGTTATCTATTTGTTGAACAAACAACTCTATATCGTTTTGAATTTCTTACGTCATTTACGTATGTATTTCAAGAATGAATATCGTTGCATATGCGAatcataatatatgtataatctgAAGCAaatctttcaaaaattaatGTCATCTAATAttgttcattaaaaatttatgaataaatttaaaatacgtaATTTTGTAGCGTAATATAGACAGCCCTGATAGTGTATCATCTTAGCTTGGCAACtgaatatatattcaacagtaattttatatgtacttTCTCAGGCATTGTTCtgagttttaataaatttaacattaagtgctattttttaaaaaatgcttTCTTACGTAACAGATATTAATAAGCACTGGATTTATGTACCAAATCTTTATTATGAAACAATCCGTATGTTTGGCAACAAACAGCACGTTGATCTATTACGCACGCGCAATCGGCAGCTTGTTACATTGACTTCTAGGAGTCTCCCTACCATTGTAAGCGAAATGTCGTTCCACAAAATTCTGTATTTATCGTTCGCTGGCATATCTCAAGAGAAGTAAGAAAAAAGAGCAGTACAAAAATGTTTGCATGGGGCGTGGTAAAGGAGTTGATATTAAGTATATTTTGTATGCTGTCTTGTAAGAGTCTGATGTAAGTTAAAatggcaaataaaaaaatacgcAGTAGAGTATGTTGAGAACATTTCAGGTTAACTGTACTTGTACGTATATGTATCTCGAATCCGATTGATAACGACGATCAAATATAGAAGTATGAATTATCAATCCATTTGATTGTTACTTGCTAATTTTGCCCAgcatgtaaaaatatacatacatatatgtgatACGTATACGTCTTATAACAGTGTGTCTGTGCATGTATCTACGTCTCGCATTTTCGACATACGTGCCTCGCGACGcaattacatacatttacaCATCTGTGTTTATTTACGATTGTCATGAAACACATTTCTTCTAATCTTAATTACTTATCATGCActacaaattaatttctttttgttaaaaaagaatattcgtTATATTGAAGTACATAAGAGGCATTCtgtttttctaaaaaaacaagaaaaaagataagaatCATGGAGTCAGAGaggaattttacaaattcataCAGTAGGATTTACAATggcttttaaattttatatcaccTTATCGACGATTATTATGATTCAACTCAGAAATATAGTGTGTCTTTCAAAGTTgtcaataaaaaatgattcaaCCATCATTTGTAAATGTATCGATCAAAATGATCACATTCAATTTGAAGTAAATTCAACTTTTATGTTACTTTGtaacgataaaagaaaatacgaatgTTATTTATTGCATGCACATAAAAATTTGGTCGCAGTATGTTAAATAAAAGATCAATCGAAGCTACCAGAAACTATCGACTTCGTGAAAATATAGTCCATTGAAAGGATGTCGCATACATGTGAAATCCCGTTAATCGATCTGAACTTGTTACCTCAGCACACagctaaaaatattgaaaaaaaaaatatgtatgtagtcGTTTATTCCATCGTCGAGTCTTGAGTTCATTACATATAGATTAACGACATctacgatataaatatttagcaTTATACGTTCATTCTTCGCATAAAAGCAGACGTCTTATttagttgaaatatttttattattttaaatctttattatttttttagaaatttttgaaTTAGGTTGGAAATTACTTTCTACGAGTTAATAAGAATATTGAATACTTCCAACAAATTTAGATATACTTcagtattattataattattctttttacaaaaGTATATATCTAGACActgatattataattaattctttattacaaaaactttctagaaaaaaattttataacaggCAGTATcagaaatatacaatatatgaaataaatttcacaaaaacATTTCTAGAATAATTAACATATGTAAGCTGAATGATctataaattatgtaaatataaaaaatgtatttatgtaataatgtACAGATTAATGActcattatttatatattatcaacGTAATTGGATGTAACTTTCGCTTCTAAAATACTTCTACGTATTAAAACGAATTGCAATGCATGAGATACATTACGACAAGTAATTAATCAAAGACTCGAATATGTATGGGATGAAtgtttttcgaatattttaaaacatattgatgtaaaatttaaagaaagattaaaatagCTTCCAAGAGTATATTTGAATTCAAGCTGATTTCACTACGTGATATTTTTAACTGGGAAGGATCGCACTttacgaaattattaaatttattgtcgTAGTTTGATGGTTGCTTAGTAGTAGAACACCCCGTATTTCTGCATGGATCGATAGTACTAGGTAGAATctaattcgatcgaataacaGTTTACTACAAACTTCCTATATTGTGATTATTCATTGAATCAATAAGCATAATTAGATCGCGATTGCGTTAAAGACATAAAAGGATACTTTGAACATTCATGTAGCATATTTCATAAGTTAAACTAGatcaaaatgtaattaaaaagaaataataataataataagaagaaaatgatattaagaaataatgtgtgtaaaatatttattattatttatttaactttaatttcgcACAATTCAGGGTAGAGGAAACATCACATAACAAACATTATCATGGaaaatttctctttcaaaccatttttatatattttggcGATTAAAAGTTGAAGAGTTTAATACCGCGAGAACTTGAACAACACTTATTGCGATCAGTCGCCAGAACAGT encodes:
- the Mu2 gene encoding mutator 2 encodes the protein MDILATQVYEDHDSTSIQEISYSCQQSKIVIGVLCINSKTFQIKEGITQIGRHPDCNIVLNNPTVSKKHAEIEANCQGTESWICDLNSSNKTKLNNTILRPNRCYELKNEDTLEFGTVRAIFKICRSMEDSIVPETPAAHLQKTQQTIIPGTPDSSFDNSSTVGNVSVIPATQGKEEKSVFRYPTLPSKTATSSTQKNGIQNTSTDNNEQDNSQNFDVQEKQNVGGSRISIYDMETQNSSFNFHDKTDVDIDDIDTQKICISRSIKNLTKSVQEQKVDMHDIETQAEAPEEVTDIHDIETQHDINIQDMITSKKINTHNLKTRDSEKLEATGIEKEGNLKNEERSNVNDTVVQKDKGNESTSNPNNTDKDDQNKKLPGIEKSLQNHLEEIETSEDETSELEMSRNLLGPKELEDFIEDDDLSDEVKSKSPTFIKTSGVNNNSDVNNKSTDNENIFEAATQVNKSDEDAFKSLSERKYTFQTSLVADDYDHTNNDVVFQRHSRKDSQKNKKSLNNRVSDSEDSITDEEGRFTEIAVKMKQAVEFSQLNRSKEIKNSANSSKDSDDLFDMLTQPVNQKDEDSSPKSNEKPKDNKYESEVDSNTPTQVINKKGMKNNMEINDEIGTKEFDDITPTQVLSTNKSSLREASSTISTGNNKKSDKEDITEIEDNTPNQIINTTKKPLDVSNNEPPCALNPSVLNVTDKCGIEDIDYEMACTQPINDIEKQKSVSSISDKRKNESNFEALAKANLDDSVERNLKAMFADIKEERIEEQLEISTQVLELVLESSDCENICPTRNHTSNMDSNSSTDKKAMKLSISNSIPTNSSTPKSIPKNPLTSKSVSTDSSTLKSTIKDPSTSISLREKNSKKSNIAKMIQEETDISKNGKSKLNKYSKNIDDQASSTSIDCEQFQQTSKALQSNDEDILAGLPEVNISGISSNPGSPISSTSSEYRININHNWKRQISVKIAPKKKKPLRKSSRRTSSCRNVENVVSYHNISEPNSSTNSETSSNLYTNNFNVNKIPVCERDEERTGKKSKRLIEKTKNLCKSKESDSFAELKSVTSIHSQEKAKQSPPISNNRRTRNSSKENTDRSSVFQVEKEVPVQRAPAELMKKNVSNASRFRKRSLGITDAIDSNTSKKRKNDVNEDKPVNNRSKKKNTTDDEGNSANVDKNNSSSSINGSNNRSMLNEASLDKQAIVKIQRISLSTPTGSISSTPTELVDESDNNCKIRQNRCTNVICDIQTSDNRIVSSISSNENYRTTKNVETRKNPNRKIRKTELVADDISSQIGEESQEIEMIMNNALKKQNTGSNTERNKDRDRNTSTTTKNTRKRGNTDINTDVDNTEISSTSSTLSESDNAYFEVPTLRSKRAKVSKNISSINSTTVNESTKKTKKNSKLSIRSTRSQQSIVDSSLEESAEMIANQTTSSNSANKRNNFRNKQQKETTRKTKNKRQKEDFVEETPTSETNSSIETTSILSTPNRTRRSMSSSFTTQSPFKIKHKILFTGISSNDYNKLLTKLGASQVEDPTKCTVLVTDKVRRTVKFLCALALPVPIVSVDWLINSEKAGRFIELENYILKDLAAEAKFRFKLGKSLEKAKEHKLLKGYTVVLTSNTAPPPLELKNIIISCGGKALLRPPSKLWPQQSVIISSEEDLTDAKKFLAKAPKTVTVQSTEFILTGILRQELEFNEFKLI
- the LOC139985272 gene encoding nuclear protein 1, which produces MSDYYVDEYEHFNYDYDKHIFTGHSGKQRSKREVLAHTNHFDPCGHSRKILTKLMNSEHNKRNVGKTKA